A genomic window from Flavobacterium azooxidireducens includes:
- a CDS encoding type II toxin-antitoxin system RelE/ParE family toxin: MAYKIIVSPIALKNIDSALEYYIEQASKKVALAFLDDYQKVYKALQKNPFYQFHDSNYRYLPFKKFPFIAFFIVDEPTKTVFLNAVFNTHQNPDKIEKL; this comes from the coding sequence ATGGCTTATAAGATCATTGTTTCTCCCATTGCGTTGAAAAATATTGATAGTGCCTTAGAATATTATATCGAACAAGCCAGCAAAAAAGTAGCTCTTGCATTTCTTGATGATTATCAAAAAGTATATAAAGCCCTTCAGAAAAATCCTTTCTATCAATTTCACGACAGTAATTACAGGTACTTACCATTTAAAAAGTTTCCTTTCATCGCTTTTTTTATTGTAGATGAGCCCACAAAAACAGTTTTTCTGAATGCAGTTTTTAATACGCATCAAAACCCTGATAAAATAGAAAAGCTGTGA
- a CDS encoding OmpA family protein — protein sequence MIKKWVSGILLLMSFGLFAQEEIVQSIYFQTNKSDVEAKYATELLNFIQKTDSTRVESIEIFGYCDDVGKDDYNRKLSTERANKVKAEITKSGIKSKIIVTIEGKGRILIDDDIEENLPEIRSKNRRVDVVLNMKPQPEEDLKIPGVYAMFDKENIVGDRIMLSDMIFERGSSKLTLKSKNQLDKMARMLLKNKNINIEIQGHVCCTPPNHKEAIDKGTKKRKLSHNRAEAVYKYLILKKVPKARMTFKGYGNTKPLGKSPELDRRVELVITKV from the coding sequence ATGATAAAAAAGTGGGTTTCGGGCATTTTATTACTGATGAGTTTTGGACTTTTTGCTCAAGAAGAAATTGTTCAATCAATCTATTTTCAAACCAATAAATCGGATGTTGAAGCAAAATATGCAACCGAATTACTCAATTTTATTCAAAAAACAGACAGTACAAGAGTAGAAAGCATCGAAATTTTTGGCTACTGTGATGATGTTGGAAAAGATGATTATAACCGAAAATTATCTACCGAAAGGGCCAATAAAGTAAAAGCGGAAATCACCAAAAGCGGCATCAAAAGCAAAATTATTGTGACAATTGAAGGAAAAGGTCGCATTTTGATTGACGATGATATTGAAGAAAATCTTCCTGAAATCCGTTCCAAAAACCGTCGGGTGGACGTGGTATTAAATATGAAACCGCAACCCGAAGAAGATCTAAAAATTCCCGGTGTCTATGCAATGTTTGACAAAGAAAATATTGTGGGCGACCGCATCATGCTTTCTGACATGATTTTTGAAAGAGGAAGCAGCAAACTCACCCTAAAAAGTAAAAATCAATTAGACAAAATGGCTCGCATGTTGTTGAAAAACAAAAACATCAACATCGAAATTCAAGGTCATGTGTGTTGCACGCCGCCCAACCACAAAGAAGCCATAGACAAAGGAACCAAAAAAAGAAAACTGTCGCACAACCGTGCGGAAGCGGTTTACAAATACCTCATCTTAAAGAAAGTACCCAAAGCCAGAATGACTTTTAAAGGCTACGGAAACACAAAACCGTTGGGCAAAAGTCCGGAATTGGATAGACGGGTGGAGTTGGTGATTACGAAGGTGTAG
- a CDS encoding DUF6443 domain-containing protein has product MKKLYILFLVLPVLLFAQEQNYIKNTTYKKPSTEEQIDVDNPADVAVTIQYFDGLGRPIQQVAHKQSNTGKDIIVHIGYDEFGRQTKEYLPYVRSSALVNFDPNGEANTMSFYATPNVSLSGNPFLETTGNPYSEKVLEASPLSRVFEQAAPGDPWEKTNGKTIKFDYQTNKHEEVIYFKAVTEWSATEGLYTIALVKDGHYTENQLYKTITKDENWKQASGLNNTTEEFKNKQGQVVLKRTYNNDDPHDTYYVYDIYGNLTYVIPPLVDTTSTIDETILNGLCYQYKYDSRNRLVAKKIPGKLWEFILYDKLDRVVGVGPTAPPFSDRTDNGWSITKYDKFNRPILAGWISSDSITNTKRKNLQLGINGQTVFSESKTENTPDVTIMGVTYRYSNTAWPTSGYHVLNVTYYDDYNYPNPPTIPAEVEEQEVYYNNSRKPIGLVTGSWTRLLRTAGSYRNETSYTLYDKNQDQLGFLTETENVEMVAVHKLILNMTLPEK; this is encoded by the coding sequence ATGAAAAAACTATATATATTATTTTTAGTCCTTCCTGTTTTGTTATTTGCACAGGAACAAAATTACATCAAAAACACAACGTATAAAAAACCTTCCACAGAGGAACAAATTGATGTTGATAATCCAGCTGATGTAGCCGTTACAATTCAATACTTCGACGGACTCGGCAGACCCATTCAACAAGTTGCTCATAAACAATCCAACACCGGAAAAGACATCATTGTGCATATTGGTTACGATGAATTTGGGAGACAAACCAAAGAATACCTGCCTTATGTGCGTTCGAGTGCTTTGGTAAATTTTGACCCTAATGGAGAGGCAAATACAATGAGTTTTTATGCCACCCCTAACGTTTCACTATCAGGCAACCCTTTTCTTGAAACAACAGGCAATCCGTATAGCGAAAAAGTACTGGAAGCCTCCCCACTTTCCAGAGTATTTGAACAAGCAGCACCGGGCGACCCATGGGAAAAAACCAATGGCAAAACCATTAAATTCGATTATCAAACCAATAAACATGAAGAAGTAATTTATTTTAAAGCAGTAACCGAATGGTCTGCAACCGAAGGTCTATATACTATCGCACTTGTTAAAGATGGACATTATACAGAAAATCAATTGTATAAAACCATTACCAAAGATGAGAATTGGAAACAAGCTTCCGGTTTAAACAACACCACCGAAGAATTTAAAAACAAACAAGGTCAAGTAGTTTTAAAGCGAACTTATAACAATGACGATCCACACGACACCTATTATGTATATGATATTTACGGCAATTTAACCTATGTAATTCCGCCATTAGTTGATACAACATCAACCATTGATGAAACGATTCTTAACGGTTTGTGTTACCAATACAAATATGATTCCCGAAATCGGTTAGTAGCAAAAAAAATACCGGGCAAGTTATGGGAATTTATCCTTTACGACAAACTCGATCGTGTGGTAGGTGTTGGACCCACTGCACCACCATTTAGTGACCGAACTGATAATGGTTGGTCAATCACTAAATACGACAAATTTAACCGACCCATTTTAGCCGGATGGATAAGTTCGGACTCAATAACAAATACAAAACGTAAAAATTTACAATTAGGAATTAATGGACAAACAGTGTTTAGCGAAAGTAAAACTGAAAACACCCCGGATGTAACGATAATGGGTGTCACCTACCGATACAGCAATACTGCATGGCCAACCTCGGGCTATCATGTGTTGAATGTAACTTATTATGATGATTACAACTACCCAAACCCACCAACCATTCCTGCGGAAGTTGAAGAACAAGAAGTATATTACAACAATTCCCGAAAACCGATCGGACTGGTTACTGGATCATGGACACGTTTACTTAGAACTGCCGGCTCCTATCGAAACGAAACCAGTTATACACTCTATGACAAAAATCAAGACCAATTAGGGTTTTTAACCGAAACGGAGAACGTGGAGATGGTGGCTGTACACAAATTGATACTAAATATGACTTTGCCGGAAAAGTAG
- a CDS encoding RHS repeat domain-containing protein — protein MAGGYQYENNVLKFFPHAEGYVIKEGTSTYKHVFNYTDHLGNIRLKYCDLNQNGTIESNEILEENHYYPFGMKHKRYNEDSSALANKYKYNGKEWQDELGLNMYDYHARNYDPAIGRWMNIDPLAENSRRWTPYNYAYNNPIYFIDPDGMQAGAAKGLNYNWKTGRLSYGTDIDNAGYEDDGNGGGNDNGDPKKKSRIDVDYVKNQFGSTGNDKELKDWVSKHELILVQTGDYEFYVEFENLLNSPRFGFVIPRPETETDNVGKGIGFILKQGLKKATGIPGTLLSGGKLANNDPAKYDKGQELRQSQIDNGFNIAKTSLLNYMFAPQKQTPLPMINNTSNYYNVWRKL, from the coding sequence ATGGCAGGAGGTTATCAATACGAAAACAACGTTCTTAAATTTTTTCCACATGCTGAAGGATATGTAATTAAAGAAGGAACCAGTACATATAAACACGTTTTCAACTATACGGATCATTTAGGCAACATTCGCTTAAAGTATTGTGATTTAAACCAAAACGGCACTATTGAATCTAATGAGATTTTAGAAGAAAATCATTATTATCCGTTTGGAATGAAACACAAGCGATATAATGAGGATAGTTCTGCTTTGGCGAATAAGTATAAGTACAATGGGAAGGAGTGGCAAGACGAGTTGGGGCTTAACATGTATGATTATCATGCCCGAAATTATGACCCTGCAATTGGAAGATGGATGAATATTGACCCGTTGGCAGAAAACTCAAGACGTTGGACACCTTATAACTATGCGTATAATAATCCAATTTATTTCATTGACCCAGATGGAATGCAGGCAGGAGCAGCAAAAGGACTAAACTATAATTGGAAAACAGGTAGGCTTAGTTATGGAACGGATATCGATAATGCTGGTTATGAAGATGATGGTAATGGTGGAGGTAATGATAATGGAGATCCGAAAAAAAAGTCAAGGATAGATGTTGATTATGTGAAAAATCAATTTGGTAGTACAGGTAACGATAAAGAATTGAAAGATTGGGTTTCAAAACATGAATTAATTTTAGTTCAAACTGGAGATTATGAATTTTATGTTGAATTTGAAAATTTATTAAATTCTCCCCGCTTTGGTTTTGTAATTCCAAGACCCGAAACTGAAACAGATAATGTTGGTAAAGGAATAGGATTCATTCTTAAACAAGGGCTTAAGAAAGCAACAGGAATTCCTGGAACTCTTCTATCAGGAGGTAAATTAGCTAATAATGATCCTGCTAAATACGATAAAGGCCAAGAGTTAAGACAAAGTCAAATCGATAATGGCTTCAATATTGCGAAAACTTCTTTGTTAAACTATATGTTTGCACCACAAAAACAAACACCTCTTCCGATGATTAATAACACAAGTAATTATTATAATGTATGGCGAAAACTTTAA
- a CDS encoding RHS repeat domain-containing protein, giving the protein MQRNSSLEDELDTIEIDDLTYEYRENTNQLIKLTDDSTPTNNGGFVDGANLAIEYEYDDFGNMTKDHNKGITEIVYNHLNLPTKITFANSGQIEYVYNALGIKTEKIVTQGSTETITKYMAGGYQYENNVLKFFPHAEGYVIKEGTSTYKHVFNYTDHLGNIRLKYCDLNQNGTIESNEILEENHYYPFGMKHERYNEDSSALANKYKYNGKEWQDELGLNFYDYHARNYDPALGRWMNIDPLAENSRRWTPYNYAYNNSIYFIDPDGMQAGAAKGLNYNWKTGRLSYGTDIDNAGHEIDGNGEENDYEVERDDNVRINTKNKTVEVERTGDGHDRIFVDEEEVMATERGLLGSFLRENGYSISMIGPQGVGMGLTDLVLDVFNIGSGITLIKMGTTKILKSSVGFKVGFGASKETLVSSAYFTKLLGFKNLPVSRLPTLYGPAKDWGTFLGRNSPIFGGFQTAGGGYGLFDSVSN; this is encoded by the coding sequence TTGCAAAGAAACAGTAGTTTAGAAGATGAATTAGACACCATAGAGATAGACGATTTAACTTATGAATACCGAGAAAACACAAATCAATTAATCAAACTAACCGACGATTCTACCCCAACAAACAACGGAGGATTTGTTGATGGAGCAAATTTAGCTATTGAATATGAGTATGATGATTTTGGTAATATGACTAAAGATCATAACAAAGGAATTACTGAGATAGTATATAATCATTTAAATCTACCTACTAAAATTACATTTGCAAATTCAGGACAAATTGAGTATGTTTACAATGCCTTAGGTATAAAAACAGAAAAAATTGTCACCCAAGGAAGTACGGAAACCATCACCAAATACATGGCAGGAGGATATCAATACGAAAACAACGTTCTTAAATTTTTTCCACATGCTGAAGGATATGTAATTAAAGAAGGAACCAGTACATATAAACACGTTTTCAACTATACGGATCATTTAGGCAACATTCGCTTAAAGTATTGTGATTTAAACCAAAACGGCACTATTGAATCTAATGAGATTTTAGAAGAAAATCATTATTATCCGTTTGGGATGAAACACGAGCGGTATAATGAGGATAGTTCTGCTTTGGCGAATAAGTATAAGTACAATGGGAAGGAATGGCAAGACGAGCTGGGGCTTAACTTCTACGACTATCATGCACGAAATTATGACCCTGCTTTAGGTAGATGGATGAATATTGACCCGTTGGCAGAAAACTCAAGACGTTGGACACCTTATAACTATGCGTATAATAATTCAATTTATTTCATTGACCCTGATGGAATGCAGGCAGGAGCAGCAAAAGGACTAAACTATAATTGGAAAACAGGTAGGCTTAGTTATGGAACGGATATTGATAATGCTGGTCATGAAATTGATGGAAACGGTGAAGAGAATGATTATGAAGTAGAAAGAGATGATAATGTAAGAATAAATACTAAAAATAAAACTGTGGAAGTAGAAAGAACCGGAGACGGCCATGACAGAATATTTGTTGACGAAGAAGAGGTTATGGCAACAGAAAGAGGCTTATTAGGTTCATTTCTTAGAGAAAACGGATATTCTATTTCAATGATTGGTCCTCAAGGTGTTGGTATGGGATTAACAGATCTGGTATTGGATGTTTTTAATATTGGCTCAGGAATAACTTTAATTAAAATGGGAACTACCAAAATTTTAAAGTCCTCAGTTGGATTTAAGGTAGGGTTTGGAGCTTCTAAAGAAACCTTAGTATCATCTGCATATTTTACAAAATTATTAGGATTTAAAAATTTACCTGTATCAAGGCTGCCGACTTTATACGGCCCAGCTAAAGATTGGGGGACTTTCTTAGGTAGAAATTCTCCTATTTTTGGAGGTTTTCAAACAGCTGGAGGGGGGTATGGTCTTTTTGATTCTGTTTCTAACTAA
- a CDS encoding DUF2683 family protein has product MTPLNITIHPQDDAQIEAVKAFMKALKIKFEISKDKPFSLTGEQQKQLDDQVGLDKKHYTDAETVYGDLKNKYGL; this is encoded by the coding sequence ATGACACCACTTAATATAACCATTCATCCACAAGATGACGCACAAATAGAAGCTGTAAAAGCATTTATGAAAGCCTTGAAAATTAAGTTTGAGATTTCTAAAGACAAACCATTTTCCCTAACTGGTGAGCAACAAAAGCAATTGGATGACCAAGTTGGTTTAGATAAAAAACACTACACCGATGCAGAAACAGTTTATGGTGATTTAAAAAACAAGTATGGCTTATAA
- a CDS encoding T9SS type A sorting domain-containing protein translates to MALENGRTCDLEWQKSFGGTGSDLLQSIALTNDGGFILAGISNSPKGGDKKDVSFGADDLWIIKLDAKGNELWQRTIGGKGQEQLHSIKKTIDGGYILGATSSSNSLEDESQVQKQFTKNQNSFGNLDYWIVKLDSKGEIEWQSSFGGRFADVVRNIEQTKDGGYIVGGYSNSPESGNKTEKNYGLGDYWVIKLDNKGQQEWQKVYGGEEDDQLHAIHQTYDGNFILGGSSNSGTSGNKNTANSKGMDIWLIKIDETGEILWQKAYNIGKSDYLTSLIENDDHSMLLGCHARSEVYGTKKKDKEDINDYIAIKIDEHGEEIWRKSIGSGGKDVLKKAIEIRDGGYLMAGTSTGKASGDKKSSIGKNDFWIVKLKDKDKRKEDKVAIEAFPNPTAQYTNVIIGYEYEKGTCSVFDLGGRQLQSFDITKERTIPVDLGGLPEGIYVIEVRTNVQKDGVKVIKGIKN, encoded by the coding sequence TTGGCTCTGGAAAATGGACGAACATGCGATTTAGAATGGCAAAAAAGTTTTGGAGGAACAGGTTCAGACTTACTTCAAAGCATTGCTTTAACAAATGATGGTGGATTTATTCTTGCTGGGATTTCCAATTCTCCAAAGGGAGGAGACAAAAAAGATGTGTCTTTTGGAGCAGATGATCTTTGGATAATAAAGTTAGACGCCAAAGGAAACGAACTATGGCAAAGAACAATTGGAGGAAAAGGACAGGAACAACTGCATAGTATTAAAAAAACTATAGATGGTGGTTATATTCTAGGGGCTACATCAAGCTCAAATAGTCTAGAAGATGAATCACAAGTCCAAAAACAATTTACAAAAAATCAAAATAGTTTTGGAAATTTAGACTATTGGATCGTTAAACTCGATTCAAAAGGAGAAATCGAATGGCAAAGTAGTTTTGGAGGAAGATTCGCAGATGTTGTTCGAAACATTGAACAGACTAAAGACGGTGGATATATTGTGGGAGGTTATTCTAATTCGCCTGAATCAGGCAATAAAACAGAAAAAAATTACGGGTTAGGTGATTATTGGGTTATTAAACTCGATAACAAAGGTCAACAAGAATGGCAGAAAGTGTATGGAGGAGAAGAGGATGATCAACTACATGCTATACATCAAACTTATGACGGCAACTTTATTTTGGGAGGAAGTTCCAATTCAGGAACCAGCGGAAATAAAAACACTGCCAATAGTAAAGGAATGGACATCTGGCTGATAAAAATAGATGAAACAGGTGAAATACTCTGGCAGAAAGCCTATAACATCGGAAAATCTGACTACCTGACTTCTCTAATAGAAAATGATGATCATTCGATGCTTTTAGGATGTCATGCTCGTAGTGAAGTTTATGGCACAAAGAAAAAAGATAAAGAAGACATCAATGATTATATAGCCATTAAGATTGATGAGCATGGTGAAGAAATTTGGCGTAAATCAATTGGAAGCGGAGGAAAAGATGTTTTGAAAAAAGCGATAGAGATTAGAGATGGAGGTTATTTAATGGCAGGTACTAGTACAGGGAAAGCATCAGGGGATAAGAAATCTTCTATTGGAAAAAATGACTTTTGGATTGTGAAACTCAAAGACAAAGATAAACGTAAAGAAGACAAGGTTGCTATTGAAGCCTTTCCTAATCCAACGGCTCAGTACACCAATGTTATTATTGGCTATGAATATGAAAAAGGAACTTGTTCGGTCTTTGATTTAGGGGGCAGACAACTGCAAAGTTTTGACATAACTAAAGAACGCACCATTCCCGTGGATTTGGGTGGATTACCAGAGGGGATTTATGTGATTGAGGTTAGAACAAATGTGCAGAAAGATGGGGTGAAGGTGATTAAAGGAATAAAAAATTAA
- a CDS encoding DUF1493 family protein has translation MSEVEKEVITFFKEKRIISESDNINTIINKPDYLADEAYFLMESFFEKFKVEKGYLDIDKYFNPLPKLDLKYFINLLRFKRIVNNQKPVITLYHLIKVAEKREWFDPV, from the coding sequence ATGAGTGAAGTAGAAAAAGAAGTAATCACTTTTTTTAAGGAAAAACGAATAATTTCTGAAAGTGATAATATTAACACAATCATCAACAAACCTGATTATTTAGCTGATGAGGCATATTTTTTAATGGAATCTTTTTTTGAGAAATTTAAAGTTGAAAAAGGGTATCTGGACATTGACAAATACTTTAATCCATTGCCAAAATTGGATTTAAAGTATTTTATAAATCTTTTGAGATTTAAAAGAATTGTCAATAACCAAAAGCCTGTTATAACCCTTTATCACTTAATTAAAGTTGCTGAAAAGAGAGAGTGGTTTGATCCAGTGTAA
- a CDS encoding RHS repeat domain-containing protein — protein MKHIQQINNGTPQLIAHNSYDELGNLMVKRIGGTDVSAATPLQKIDYKYNIRGWLLSINDGANLQQVTDPMDLFAFKINYNTVENDVNGSIKPLYNGNIAETFWKTANDNHLRSYSYNYDDLNRLNEALFHKNDVLVHAYNEKITEYDKNGNIKGLQRNSSLEDELDTIEIDDLTYEYRENTNQLIKLTDDSTPTNNGGFVDGANLAIEYEYDDFGNMTKDHNKGITEIVYNHLNLPTKITFANSGQIVYVYNALGVKTEKIVTQGSTETTTKYMAGGYQYENNVLKFFPHAEGYVIKEGTSTYKHVFNYTDHLGNIRLKYCDLNLNGTIESNEILEENHYYPFGMKHERYNEDSSALANKYKYNGKEWQDELGLNMYDYHARNYDPAIGRWMNIDPLAENSRRWTPYNYAYNNPIYFIDPDGMQAGAAKGLNYNWKTGRLSYGTDIDNAGYEDDGNGGENDSGGEKGKKSKSPSSIIGGSFGSWSKSDKEWFKNNPNEAIVIKAAAAKAGAKELFSNGTTQNNGGYGDALRHTYWMYLITKELGPEIARQFGIHHENQLFRNSEGIQVNNLDSPWGRMDLHNNEWGINFALKNLSLDFEKSFQYYFDNAVMNNEIIILNQNTIPNITKKRENYEKAKQWALRYGPRE, from the coding sequence GTGAAACACATTCAACAAATTAATAACGGCACACCTCAACTAATAGCACATAACAGTTATGATGAATTGGGTAATCTTATGGTTAAAAGAATAGGCGGAACCGATGTATCTGCCGCCACCCCTCTACAAAAAATAGATTATAAATACAATATCCGAGGATGGTTGTTGAGCATAAACGACGGAGCAAATCTTCAACAAGTAACAGACCCAATGGATTTATTTGCCTTTAAAATCAACTACAACACAGTAGAAAATGATGTAAACGGAAGCATAAAACCTCTTTACAACGGCAATATTGCCGAAACCTTCTGGAAAACAGCTAATGATAATCATTTAAGAAGCTACAGCTATAACTATGACGATTTAAACCGGTTAAACGAAGCCCTTTTCCATAAAAACGATGTTCTCGTACATGCATATAATGAAAAAATAACCGAGTATGACAAAAACGGAAACATCAAGGGTTTGCAAAGAAACAGTAGTTTAGAAGATGAATTAGACACCATAGAGATAGACGATTTAACTTATGAATACCGAGAAAACACAAATCAATTAATCAAACTAACCGACGATTCTACCCCAACAAACAACGGTGGATTTGTTGATGGAGCAAATTTAGCTATTGAATATGAGTATGATGATTTTGGTAATATGACTAAAGATCATAACAAAGGAATTACTGAGATAGTATATAATCATTTAAATCTACCTACTAAAATTACATTTGCAAATTCAGGACAAATTGTTTATGTTTACAATGCCTTAGGTGTAAAAACAGAAAAAATTGTCACCCAAGGAAGTACGGAAACCACCACCAAATATATGGCAGGAGGTTATCAATACGAAAACAACGTTCTTAAATTTTTTCCACATGCTGAAGGATATGTAATTAAAGAAGGAACCAGTACATATAAACACGTTTTCAACTATACGGATCATTTAGGCAACATTCGCTTAAAGTATTGTGATTTAAACTTAAACGGCACTATTGAATCTAATGAGATTTTAGAAGAAAATCATTATTATCCGTTTGGGATGAAACACGAGCGGTATAATGAGGATAGTTCTGCTTTGGCGAATAAGTATAAGTATAATGGGAAGGAGTGGCAAGACGAGTTGGGGCTTAACATGTATGATTATCATGCCCGAAATTATGACCCTGCAATTGGAAGATGGATGAATATTGACCCGTTGGCAGAAAACTCAAGACGTTGGACACCTTATAACTATGCGTATAATAATCCAATTTATTTCATTGACCCAGATGGAATGCAGGCAGGAGCAGCAAAAGGACTAAACTATAATTGGAAAACAGGTAGGCTTAGTTATGGAACGGATATCGATAATGCTGGTTATGAAGATGATGGTAATGGTGGTGAGAATGATTCTGGAGGGGAAAAGGGAAAAAAAAGCAAAAGTCCAAGTAGTATCATTGGTGGGTCCTTTGGGTCATGGTCCAAAAGTGATAAAGAATGGTTTAAAAATAATCCCAACGAGGCAATTGTAATTAAAGCGGCAGCTGCGAAAGCAGGAGCGAAAGAACTTTTTTCAAATGGTACAACTCAAAATAATGGCGGTTATGGAGATGCACTTCGACATACCTACTGGATGTATTTAATTACTAAAGAATTAGGTCCAGAAATTGCTAGACAGTTTGGTATTCACCATGAAAATCAATTATTTAGAAACTCAGAAGGGATACAAGTAAATAATTTGGATTCACCATGGGGAAGGATGGATTTACACAATAATGAATGGGGTATTAATTTCGCCTTAAAAAACCTTAGTCTTGATTTTGAAAAAAGTTTTCAGTATTACTTTGATAATGCGGTAATGAATAATGAAATAATAATATTGAATCAAAATACAATTCCAAATATCACTAAAAAAAGAGAAAATTATGAAAAAGCAAAACAATGGGCACTCAGATATGGTCCTAGGGAGTAA
- a CDS encoding RHS repeat domain-containing protein, with translation MAGGYQYENNVLKFFPHAEGYVIKEGTSTYKHVFNYTDHLGNIRLKYCDLNLNGTIESNEILEENHYYPFGMKHERYNEDSSVLANKYKYNGKEWQDELGLNFYDYHARNYDPAIGRWMNIDPLAENSRRWTPYNYAYNNPIYFIDPDGMQAEASQTASIYYDWNEKRYIDKSSGESSNVESALASLNEEPPINLFQKRKGSKDKVGSEMNSDKIEQVYANLHNDVVESRDYEIGDGIFTVYAHGTYDGAISDRREGWRNKKLIYDVKELNKLLMEISPEWNKVMSKPESEREQITLYLFACSSGDSKNSIAARFSAVYKNVTVAGFSDKATMGKRTYSDGSVTYGVFGVNNNGNVIYYNNGKRLKSIPFQEYLKTKPLNAIEQQKK, from the coding sequence ATGGCAGGAGGTTATCAATACGAAAACAACGTTCTTAAATTTTTTCCACATGCTGAAGGATATGTAATTAAAGAAGGAACAAGCACTTATAAACACGTTTTCAATTACACAGATCATCTTGGCAATATTCGTTTAAAATACTGTGATTTAAACTTAAACGGTACTATTGAATCCAATGAAATATTGGAAGAAAATCATTATTATCCGTTTGGAATGAAACACGAGCGATATAATGAGGATAGTTCTGTTTTGGCGAATAAGTATAAGTACAATGGGAAGGAGTGGCAAGACGAGCTGGGGCTTAACTTCTATGATTATCATGCCCGAAATTATGACCCTGCAATAGGAAGATGGATGAATATTGACCCGTTGGCAGAAAACTCAAGACGTTGGACACCTTATAACTATGCGTATAATAATCCAATTTATTTCATTGACCCTGATGGAATGCAGGCTGAAGCTTCTCAGACAGCAAGTATATACTATGATTGGAATGAGAAAAGATATATTGATAAAAGTTCAGGAGAAAGTTCAAATGTTGAAAGTGCTTTAGCTAGCTTGAATGAAGAGCCTCCTATAAATTTGTTTCAGAAACGTAAAGGCTCAAAAGATAAAGTTGGGTCAGAGATGAATAGTGACAAAATTGAGCAGGTTTATGCAAATCTTCATAACGATGTTGTTGAGTCTAGAGACTATGAAATTGGTGATGGTATTTTTACAGTTTATGCACATGGTACGTATGATGGAGCAATTTCAGACAGAAGAGAAGGATGGAGAAATAAAAAGTTAATTTACGACGTTAAAGAACTCAATAAGCTCTTGATGGAGATTAGCCCTGAGTGGAATAAAGTTATGAGTAAGCCTGAAAGTGAGAGAGAACAAATTACATTGTATCTGTTTGCTTGCTCATCGGGAGACAGTAAAAACTCAATAGCGGCTAGATTTTCTGCTGTTTATAAAAATGTTACAGTTGCCGGCTTTTCTGACAAAGCTACCATGGGAAAAAGAACATATTCGGATGGAAGCGTAACTTATGGTGTTTTTGGAGTTAATAATAATGGTAATGTCATTTATTACAATAATGGCAAACGATTAAAAAGTATTCCATTTCAAGAATACTTGAAAACTAAACCACTTAATGCAATTGAACAACAAAAAAAATAA